The segment TTCATATTTGTCGCCGTCCAGATTTTGCCACACGCCCCAACCATTGACGCAATCCCCTTGCGTACATTCTTTAAATTTAAGGGTCAGCCCTGTTAGGGGCGATTTAATACTTTCGCTATGAAATGAAAGTATCATTTCTACGGGCATCTTTTCGAAATAATGAAAATAGGTAGCAACCGTTTTGTGCGGTTTCCCCAGCGTTGTGATGACGGTTTCGCGTGTTTTTTTAAAACTTAATTTATAGGGCAGGCTGCCGCGATAGGTCTGAAAGTTGGTAGTGCGTCCGAAAAAATAAGTTGTATAGATATTGATAACTGCAATACGGCGCGTAGGCGAAAAGACAATGCGAATCCCTTTCTCAGGATACACGTAGGTATTTCCCACCTCTTTGCGGTTCTGCTCTCCCAAACTTTTGAGAAAACGCTGCACTTCGGGCGCGTTTTCCGATTTTCCGATAAGGCGCACCAATTCATCGCCTGTGATGTCGCCTGCGGCGGCAAGACTTCCCACCCAAAAGAGGCACATCAGACTCACCAAAAGGAAAAGCCTCAAAAGATGCTTCTTTTTCGTCGGAAAAGTGAAAGCCTTTTGAGGTAGAAAAAAAGACCACGAGAAGGAAGTAGTAAAAAAATGCGTGATAGGATTTGAGAAGTTTATTTGATTCATGTCTTCGACCAACTCCGACTATGATAGAGGGGATAGGTAGAGCAAGTAGTTGCGCTTCCCTTTTAACGCAAAAGAAAGGATAAAGATTTACAAAAATCAAGTGAAGGGTGCTTTTTGAGGGCTTTTTGAGTGGTTTTTGCCTTTTGAATAGCTTTTTTAAATCTTTTTAAGCCTCTCTTTTTTGTCCTATCCTACAAAAAGGCTACACACTAAACCGCATGCAGCCATTCCTTTTTGGTGAGCAATTCCGCTTTGCTTTCTATGAAGTTGGCATCAGGCAGGCAGCACTCCACAGGGCAGACCGCTTGGCACTGCGGCTCTTCTTCAAAACCCTGACACTCGGTGCATTTGTAGGGTACGATATAATAAATGAAGTCGGAAAGTGGCTCTTGCAAAGTTTGGGCATCAAGGCTTTCACCCGTTTCGGTTTCCACCTCTGCCAAAGCCGTCCCCTCGGCAAAGTTCCACGATTGGGCAGGCTCATAAATGGCATGATTGGGACATTCTGCCAAACAAGCTCCACAGTTGATACACGCATCTGTAATATAAAGTGCCATGTTCTAACGCATTTAGGGTGTGAAAATAAGACAAAGATAACGCCTTTCTATCCTACCAAAAAATGACAAGGTTTAGGTTTTGGCGCAAAATCGCATTTTAGACTTCTATTTTAGAGCCACATTTTAGACTAAAAAAGGGACTACCCAGATGCTGGACAGTCCCCTTTTTCAAAATACCAACTTGCGGCTAACGAAGCTAAAACTTCGTGCTACAAATTCAAAATTCTATTGACTTTTACTTGATGTTGAAGATTTTGGCATCGACCTTTTCATTGAACTTGATTTTGGTGATAGTCGCCTCCATCATGCCCATTTGCGTACCCATACGCGCCTTGTGCGGGATTTTTACGCCTTCCACTTCTTTGTAGTCGGAAAAGACAGTGCCTTTGTCGGCATCTACGGACTGAATCAGCAGCCCTGTTTCGGTGCTATAATATTCTACGCCTTCCGAACCTGCGGGGGTCTTGACCTCTACCTCGTAAGCGTCTTGTCCTTCCACTTTGGTTACGCCTTTGAGGGTGAGTTTTGTACCATTTTTTGCGTAATAAAGTTGTGGGAAAAGCACTGAACTTTCTTTCATTTTCGCCAATTCGGTTTCGTCTTCGATGATTTGTTTGCCTTGTGGGGTATCTACTAAGGCTTTTGTGCCGTTATAGACCTGCTTCATTTGCATGCCCATGACGCTCTGGCTTGAAAAAGACTTGCCGTCTTTTGTCGTAATCATCTTCATTGCCATATCCATTCCCTGAATTTTGGCGTTCATTTCCATCGTGCGCGATTCGATGCTCTCTAATTTTTCTCTGCCACCAATCGCCTTGATGTATTTTTCGATAACGCCCTCTGCCGTCATGTCGCCTGCTGCGCTCATATCGGCTGCCACTACGGGTTTTCCGAAAGCATCATATTCGAGTATTTCGCCAAAACGCGCCAATTTTTCTTTTAAAAGAGAGGCTTTTCCTACGGCAAAGATATTGGCATTTTTGGGTAGGATATATTTTTTGGCAGCGGCATTTGCCTGCTCTACTGTTACGGCGTTTAGATTTTTCAAATAATTGATATAAAAATCCTTAGGCAAGCCGTATTTTTCGGTGTTAATTGCCTGCAAAGCAACCGTAAAAGGGCTTTCCAAAGAACGAGCGAAAGCACCTGAACGTGTGCTTTTGACACGATTTAGTTCATCTTCTGAAATGCCATCTTTGACAATTTTTTCCATTTCATGCAAAAATTCTACTACGGCACTATCGGTAACTTCATTTCTGACGCTTGCGCCTGCCGAATAAGAGCCTATCAGACGGTCGGAAGCAAGGCTATTATACGCACCATAGGTGTAGGCTTTGGTTTCTCTAAGATTTTGCATCATTCTACCACCAAAACCGCTGCCGCCCAAGATTTCAGCCATCAGAATGGCAGCAAAATAGTCGTCGCTTTTGAGGCTATATTCTATCGGATAGGAAATAGAAAGTACCGTCTGCACTGCGCCCGCCTTATCTGCTACTACGACACGTGTATTTTCGGGGCGTTTGGGGGTCTGAAAAGTAGGACGCGCTACTTCGCCTTTTTGCCAACCCTTCAAATATTTTTCTACTAAGGCTTTTGCCGTTTTCAAATCGATATCGCCCACAATGGCTAAGTGTGCAATATTGGGTTTGAAATAGGTTTGGTGCAATTTTTTCAAATCGGCAGCCGAAATATTTTTAACGTGTTCTTCGGTCATGACCTCGCCGTAAGGGTGCGCTGTGCCATAATTGACTACTTTTTTGACGTTGCCCATAATTGCCTCTGCATTTGTGGCAGTGGCTTGCAAGCCTGAAAGGGTCTTGCTTTTTTCCTTTTCCAATTCCTCTTCGGGAAAGGTAGGATTCAAGACAACATCAGCCATGAGTTCCATCAGTTTGTCGGCATTTTTGGTAAGTGCGCCTCCAAAGACGGCATCTGCGCCTGCATTGAGAGAAGCACCGATAAAGTCAATCTCTTCGTCGAGTTGGTCTTTGCTGCGATTGCTTGTGCCTGCACGAAGCAAAGCACCCATAAGGTCGGTAGCCCCTACTTTATCGCCTTCTGCAAAAGTGGGCATATCGAAGGAAAGATAGAAAGATACTTGCGGCAATTTGTGATTTTCTACCACAAAGACTTTCAAGCCGTTCTCTAAGGTGAAAGATTCGTATTTGCCCAATTCAATCGTGGGAGCAGGCTTGGGAAGCGGTGCTTTGCTGCGGTCTATCTGCGCCGAAAGTTGCATTGCATAGGCGCAAAACAAGAACAGCGAAAGGGCGAAGGCAGAGATTTTTTTCATCAGTAGCATAAATGAAGTGAAACTTGGAAAGGTTTTGAGTTGGAATACCTATCTTGATAGAAGCTGTATTTCGAGTAAGCCCCCTATTAGTAGCTAAAAAAGATAAAAAATTTCGCCCTGCTGCCACAAAATCTCATTTTTTGCGTATTTTGGGTAAAAATAAGCCTTTCCTACCCCAAAAAAGCCCTACTTAGAGGTAGGTAGGAAAGGAAAAAATCATCTTTATTCCCCGTTCCGTACTATGAACACAAAGACAAAAACGACTATGAAAATGACGGCTGCACCGCACTTTTTTCGCCTCCTAAGCCTTTGCGTTATTTTTTTATGCCTACAAAATTACGCACTTTTGGCGCAGGAAGAAACCAACTTTGAAACCAAAAGCTCTTTATCTAAAAAGTCAAAATCGGAAAGCCCTTTACAACTGATGCACCAATTGGGCATTACTTATACCATTGCTACCTACCCCAATACCTCGAATACGATTTCGATGCTCACCTATCAGCCGCGCCTTCAACTTTTAGAAGGGGGTGATTATTTATCACTTTCGCTCAACGCGCCTATCGGCTTTGGCATTGGTTTTTATAGCGACAATTTCGGCAGAAACTACCTCGAAACAGGCTATGAAGTGGCACTTGTACCAACTTTTAATTTTGGCTTAGGAGCGACCAAGCGCAGTGAGGGTTTTATTGGCGGCTACTTAGGAGCAGGCTATGGACTGAATAACACGCGTTTTCGCGTGCAAGACCAATGGGGCGTACTCAAAGTCAATGAAACGGTGCAGGGCGTGTATCTGCATGGCGGTATCGTCTTTTCTATCAACAACACCTCGCCTATTGCCTTAGGCGTTTATACCATTGCAGGCAGAACCACCACACGCCTCTATGGGATTAGGTTACAATATCTTTTAGGGTTTTAAAAGCGAAAAAATTATTAAATACTAAAAATTTTAAATTAAAACTAAAAAAGCTAACTACTAAGTAGTTAGCTTTTTCTATTTTTCTACTAAACTATACAGTGGCTGCGACAACTAAAAGGTAATTTATCAGAAATGAATACCCAAAGAAAGTTCGCCGTCAAAAGCAGAGCGAATACGAAAATCACGTTTATACCCATCTAAATCAAAGTTTGGCACTTCAATTTTTCCTGCTGTGTAGCGAAGAATAAAAGGATTAGAGTAACCAAAACGCCCCGTAATATTAATAAGTCTTAAAATTCTAATTCGTAACCCCAAATTGGGTGCTATAAGGAGAGCCTGACCGCGTAGTTTAGTGTCTTGCTTTTGCTCTTGTTCATCTAAAAACTCTATGGTTTCATAATAGTCCGAAAAGTTTGCAGTTAATCCAAGAAAAAAAGAAGTTCGTTTAGGGTGAAAATAACGCCTATAATTTGAAGCAACTAAAAAACCACGCCATCTTCCAGCAAAGCCCCAATTTCCATTGGCGTTAAGACTGTTTTTATTGCTTTGATACTCGTAATTTGCGGATAAACGCCCCATGAACAGTGGAAAAAAATTGAAACGTGCATTACTGCGTGTGTACTCTGGTTTTTTTTTCTCACCTTTTCTTTGAGCCTCCACGTTAAAGGCTATTAAAAGCAAAAAAATAGAAAAAAGAAATATAAACTTTTTTTTCATTAATTTCATATTTATTTGTAAATATTTTTTCGTATTACTTTGATTTCTTTATACGCCTCCACAATCCAAAGCATAGCTATCAGTGGAAAGACGATAAAAATCAGCATATTATAGGCGAACGCAGATTCAAAATCTCCATTTAAAAAATGCATGAAAGCACTTGTCATGCCACAAGCATAACATTCCGTGTCAAAAAAGACAACTGAAAGGCAAATGGAATCGCCTGTATCAAAAAAATCTATTGGCAAAAGTAACAGCACAATAGAAATAATAACCCTGCAAGTAAGTTTTATAAGAGACCAATACATTTTATTTTTATTTAAAAAGAGTTTATTAAAAATAATAAACTCTTTTTGTAAAAAAAATATTAAATATCAAACGTTTTATCGTAAGGCTTGCCATTAGGCTTCAATGTTCCCATAACAATACGAACTATATCTATGATAGCCCAAATGCCACAACCACCACCAGTTAATAGTTGTACAATTCCTTGCCAAGTGTAGCCCAAGTAAAAACGGTGTATTCCCAGACCTCCCAAAAAAACAGCGAGGATAAGAGCAACTGTTTGCGACTTTTCACCCTTATTTGCGGTTTTTTTGTCATGCTTAGAGATAGTTTGTATTTTTTTTCCAAAAACTTTTAATGCAACTTTTTCTTTAAAAGTAAGTTTTTCTCCCTTAACATTTTCTGCTATTTTCTTTAATTCTTTATTATTTAAAGATTTTGCAGAAGATTTATCTTCGACAACAAGATTAAGAGGAGTTTCAACTTTTCTAACGAAATCTTTACTGTTTTTCTCCTCTTTTTTAATAGATGGAGCTGTCGCAGAAGTGAAAAGGAACATAAATACCAAAGAGCCAATAAGAGTTAGAAGATAATTTTTGTTCATGGTAAGAAGGATTGTTTTTTGACTGCCTACTCTCTTGCTTTTCGGCTTCCGCATTTAAACAATTTTTTTTTCCTTGTTTAACATTGCAAAATTATCTATATTTGCTGTTGGTTCTTACAAACTACTATTCACTTTTTTACCAACTTTCAAGATGAATACCGAAAAAGATTTGACCATAGGACAAAAAATCAAGGAGTTAAGGGTAAGAAAAGGCTACTCACAAGAAGTGATGGCAGACTTACTCGAAATGACTACAAATGGCTACGCCAAAATAGAGCAAGACAAAACGCCAAATTTGAGCATCAAGCGTTTGGAACAAATAGCAGAAGTTTTAGATAGCAATATCTTTGAGCTATTAAGTTTGGGTGAAAAAAACACCTATTACATAGGCACACAAACAGGTGGAAATTCAGGATTTCACTATACCATTCACCAAAATTTTCCCAAAGAATATCAAAGAATAGAAAGCGAAAATATATTTTTAAAAGAAAAAATAGTATTACTTGAAGATAAAATAAAAAATTTAGAACAAATTTTAAAATTAACTGAAACAAAAGGTTAAAGACTCATTTCTTCGCCTTTGTTGCGTCTTTGTACTCTACCAAGAGCGGGGAAACCTAACCCAAGCCCCTTTTTTATTTCAATCGCACTTCGGACAAGGCAATGCCTTGTCCCTACATTCGAACCTAATTTTTAGAATTTAACATTACTGCTATCATAGTAGCGCGAAGCTTCAGCTTCGCAAGTATGACTTACTGCCTCTCCTTGTTAGGGTTGTTTTATTTTTCGTAAAAAAGATAGAACAGACTGCTAAAAATTGCAGTAAAAACAATATCTTAGCGTCTGACTTTTATTTTGCTTGCACTTTCCTACGACTTTCTTATTTTTAGCTATCCTACAAAAATGAACCAAATACACACAACACCTATCCATAAGACAGATGCTTACCCCAAACGCCCTTTGGTTTCTTCCACACGCGAGAGCCTTCAACTGACCTTAGAGGTCAAATCGGGCGCACTACCCGACGATTTATATGGCTATGTCTTTATCAATACGCCCAACGGTACGGTCAATTCTGCCCTGCCCTACCCCAAGACACACCCCGACGGCAGCCCTAATCAGGAGTACAGTTCCCCTATTTTAGGGGGCGCAGGCTATATTTTCAAATTCGACCTCAATGAAGTGGGCAAAATTAGCCTGCAATCGAATTTATTGAAGCCCCCCTCCTACTATGCAGACGAGGCGACCAAGTACGGCACGCGCCTACACAAACTTTTTGGTTTTCGCAATATGGGCATTGCACGCCTATCCTTTGCCTTAGGTGCTGCCGAGCAAATTGGCACTGCCGTTATTCCCGTCAAGTTTAAAAATGACGACTATGTGCGCCTATTCGCTACCGCCGATTTAGGGCGTGCCTATGAATTTGATGCCCAAACTTTGCAGGTAACACAGCCTTTGGGCAAACTCAAAGACTATGTAGCCGCCACTCCGCCTATCGTGCCATGGGTCTTCAAACTGATACAAGGCACTGCACACCCAACTTTCGACCCCAAGACACAGGAATTTTTTACCGTCAATTATACCAAAGCCGTCAAGACACTTTTGGAGGCTTCAGGGGTGCTACTGCTACTACGCCGCAATCCCGACTTAGTAGAAAAACTCATAGAGGAGGCGATTGCAGAAATGGAAGCCGAAGGCGAAAACACTGCCAAGCCCAATTTTGAACGCTTCTTTAAAAGAGTAGAAAAGAAAATTGCGCAACGAAACCGAAAAAGCCTACTCCACTGGTGGCTCGAAAAAATGATGCGCCTTTTTAAAAAGAAGACCACTCTACAAGATTCGCTCTACCTATTGCGCTTTACCGACCGCAACCGCCACCAACGCTGGCGTATCGTAGATGAAAAAGGCGAAAATATCACCATCTGGCAGTGCATGCACCAAACAAGTTTGAGCCAAGACTACATCATTTTGATAGATGCCGCCTTCAAACTCTCCTTAGATGTTTTGATGAACAACCCTTTTCCCAACAACGAAAAAATAAACGCCTTCCTACGCCAACTCACGACCAAACCGCAGATGGCAAATACCCCCCTTTATCTTATCAAGAGAAGCGATTTGGTAGCGGAAAATCAGACCGTTGTGGCGAAAAAAATCACCTTAGAGCCTGAATTTATACACTTTACCGCCAATTACAACAACGACCAAAATCTCATCACACTTTATACTGCCTCCAATGCCGCCGCTTGTTTGGCTGAATGG is part of the Hugenholtzia roseola DSM 9546 genome and harbors:
- a CDS encoding 4Fe-4S dicluster domain-containing protein encodes the protein MALYITDACINCGACLAECPNHAIYEPAQSWNFAEGTALAEVETETGESLDAQTLQEPLSDFIYYIVPYKCTECQGFEEEPQCQAVCPVECCLPDANFIESKAELLTKKEWLHAV
- a CDS encoding insulinase family protein; this encodes MKKISAFALSLFLFCAYAMQLSAQIDRSKAPLPKPAPTIELGKYESFTLENGLKVFVVENHKLPQVSFYLSFDMPTFAEGDKVGATDLMGALLRAGTSNRSKDQLDEEIDFIGASLNAGADAVFGGALTKNADKLMELMADVVLNPTFPEEELEKEKSKTLSGLQATATNAEAIMGNVKKVVNYGTAHPYGEVMTEEHVKNISAADLKKLHQTYFKPNIAHLAIVGDIDLKTAKALVEKYLKGWQKGEVARPTFQTPKRPENTRVVVADKAGAVQTVLSISYPIEYSLKSDDYFAAILMAEILGGSGFGGRMMQNLRETKAYTYGAYNSLASDRLIGSYSAGASVRNEVTDSAVVEFLHEMEKIVKDGISEDELNRVKSTRSGAFARSLESPFTVALQAINTEKYGLPKDFYINYLKNLNAVTVEQANAAAKKYILPKNANIFAVGKASLLKEKLARFGEILEYDAFGKPVVAADMSAAGDMTAEGVIEKYIKAIGGREKLESIESRTMEMNAKIQGMDMAMKMITTKDGKSFSSQSVMGMQMKQVYNGTKALVDTPQGKQIIEDETELAKMKESSVLFPQLYYAKNGTKLTLKGVTKVEGQDAYEVEVKTPAGSEGVEYYSTETGLLIQSVDADKGTVFSDYKEVEGVKIPHKARMGTQMGMMEATITKIKFNEKVDAKIFNIK
- a CDS encoding DUF2752 domain-containing protein, which encodes MYWSLIKLTCRVIISIVLLLLPIDFFDTGDSICLSVVFFDTECYACGMTSAFMHFLNGDFESAFAYNMLIFIVFPLIAMLWIVEAYKEIKVIRKNIYK
- a CDS encoding TM2 domain-containing protein → MNKNYLLTLIGSLVFMFLFTSATAPSIKKEEKNSKDFVRKVETPLNLVVEDKSSAKSLNNKELKKIAENVKGEKLTFKEKVALKVFGKKIQTISKHDKKTANKGEKSQTVALILAVFLGGLGIHRFYLGYTWQGIVQLLTGGGCGIWAIIDIVRIVMGTLKPNGKPYDKTFDI
- a CDS encoding helix-turn-helix domain-containing protein; translated protein: MFNIAKLSIFAVGSYKLLFTFLPTFKMNTEKDLTIGQKIKELRVRKGYSQEVMADLLEMTTNGYAKIEQDKTPNLSIKRLEQIAEVLDSNIFELLSLGEKNTYYIGTQTGGNSGFHYTIHQNFPKEYQRIESENIFLKEKIVLLEDKIKNLEQILKLTETKG
- a CDS encoding carotenoid oxygenase family protein; the encoded protein is MNQIHTTPIHKTDAYPKRPLVSSTRESLQLTLEVKSGALPDDLYGYVFINTPNGTVNSALPYPKTHPDGSPNQEYSSPILGGAGYIFKFDLNEVGKISLQSNLLKPPSYYADEATKYGTRLHKLFGFRNMGIARLSFALGAAEQIGTAVIPVKFKNDDYVRLFATADLGRAYEFDAQTLQVTQPLGKLKDYVAATPPIVPWVFKLIQGTAHPTFDPKTQEFFTVNYTKAVKTLLEASGVLLLLRRNPDLVEKLIEEAIAEMEAEGENTAKPNFERFFKRVEKKIAQRNRKSLLHWWLEKMMRLFKKKTTLQDSLYLLRFTDRNRHQRWRIVDEKGENITIWQCMHQTSLSQDYIILIDAAFKLSLDVLMNNPFPNNEKINAFLRQLTTKPQMANTPLYLIKRSDLVAENQTVVAKKITLEPEFIHFTANYNNDQNLITLYTASNAAACLAEWVRYYDKLFPESPIEAGTEGILCVGSMDVGRVGKIVIDGETATIKSQTLIHKTGNLEALEATEPPFEGEEPPQDLGAHTWLAGFYTFRDFISPHKTVEEIKNIYWQFGALEQRRLTHFIYQLYKDYPNRIVEAEKVKAYSEKGIPLQIARLNTERMEIEDYYQFPPNYTLGAIQFVPRKRESPDPENDPSTDGYLFTTMINGIEEEGEGLNYLREVWLFDARNLKKGAICILSHPEFNFGFTLHPLWVADIKSSAEKGDLKTEYEEIIQTLETDIKQDVQTLFEEEIYPNFNKNLTWHRKLRAALGV